In the genome of Elusimicrobiota bacterium, the window AGGAATTTCTTCTAAATTTAATCTCTTTGTTGCCTCATATCTATGACGCCCAGCAACCAGTCTGTAAGCTATTATTTTTTCATCTGGTCCTATAACTGCATTTACCCATACGGCTGATTTTGGAATGTAACCATTCGTTTCAATAGATTTCATAAGGGTTTCTACATGGTCGTGATCCACAAACTGACAACGAGTATTAAATTCCGAAATTTGTATTTTATCTATAGGAAGAGAAATTAAATCTCCTAACTTCTTTCTCATTATATGTTTTATATTTGTCTCTGGCATCATAGCCTCCTATGTGTACAATAGCAAATATAACCTTTGACACAAAGGTTTGTCCGTGTTATAATGGCTTTGTTCAGTGAATACCTCTCCGCCTACGAAGAGGTCCTTTTATTTTTAGCCACTTTTTTATATTTTACTGTCCCCTATGTTTCTACTTTCAGTTAAGATTTTCCTTCTTGGATTCTGTAATTGGGTATTTTTAAACAATTAGGGTAAATCCTTCACGGAAAATTCTTAAAACCTCAGTATTTACAATACTTTTATTCAATTTTACGCGTCTATTTCAACTTTTAAAATATCCGGGATATTAAATTTTATAGATTTTTTTAAAGTTTTCTCCGAGAAATCGTATTCCCCCTGCAAATTTACATGTTGCCATACAACTATAGAGCCATTTTTCAGAGTATTAATGATATTTTGTTTTTGCTTTTTACTCTTCGCCTCAAGAATTCTTTGTGAAAGATATAAATAATTCCAACATATAATAGAATTTTCTATTAATCTCTTACAGTTTTCGGCAATTATTTGTTCTTCTTTTGTATCCTGCTGAAATTCCTGATTATTCCCATGAAATACTGCATTAGCAAATTTATTAATATTTTCAGACTTATTCAATTGTTTTTCAATAGCCTGACGAAGTTTTACATCATCTATATAATTGAGCAAGAAGATTGTTTTTATAATTCTTCCAAATTCTCTTAAAGCCTGATATAAAGGATGTTGTTTAGAATAAGAGTTTAACCTGTGAAGCAATTGTGAGGCTGTGGTATGTTTCAGCTTAATAGTGGCAACAAATCTTAATATATTATCCCAGTTTTTCTCAATAATTTTAGTATTTATCTTTTTCTGAGACCTGATTTTATAAGCAAGCCTTTTTAATTCCGATGCTTTTTGAAAACTATAAAGATGTTGATCTTTTAAATTCTTAATTCTTGGAGCAAATGAAATTCCAAGCAGGTGTGTCAGACCAAAGATTATTTCACTATAACCATCACTATCAGTAGAATGAATTTCACTTTCTATTACATCATTATGCATTAAGCCATCAATAACATACGTGGCTTCCTTTTCTGAATTATTAATCACAGTAGAGTAAAAGAGACGATGAGTTTCATCTATAAAGCTGTAGACACTGAGCCCTTTGCCTTTTCCAAAGTATTTATAAGAATAACTGGCATTTAAAGATTCAACAGCAATATTATATTTCTGGCCATCACTGGAGGTATGAATAAGCCCTTCCGGATTTTTAAATAAATTAATCAGATTAAGACGTTCAACAAATTCTATAATTTTGTTATTCGCAAGTTCAAGGTTATCAATAGAAAAATACCAGTTAATAGTATT includes:
- a CDS encoding ParB/RepB/Spo0J family partition protein, which translates into the protein MMPETNIKHIMRKKLGDLISLPIDKIQISEFNTRCQFVDHDHVETLMKSIETNGYIPKSAVWVNAVIGPDEKIIAYRLVAGRHRYEATKRLNLEEIP